TGACGACCCCCGTCCTGGCTCCACCTGCCTGTCCTCTGCACAGCTCCTGGGTCCTCTTCCAGGTCCCACTTGTGTGGCAGGTGGGAGCAGCTGAAAAGCAATCCACACTTGTCAAGCTCTTGGCGTCAGTTCAGACAATCCCGATAGCAGAGAAGAAACCCCGAAAGTCAAGTTCTATGTGCTTCTGAGGAGGCCACTCACGTGCCCTCAGGTCCCCAGAAGAAAAGGCTTCCCTTTTACTCAGCCGGCCCCGGGGAAGACGTGCCTTCCCACACTGGGAGGGGTCACCACGAGTGGGGGCCCAGGGAGCTGACCTTTAGTCCTTTGGGTGAAGCTGAGACTGCACAACCAGAGCAGATTTCCCGGCAAGAAAGGAAGTGGGGATGTGTCCCCTGCGGCTCGGCTGAATCTGGGGTGACCACCTATCCCATGACTGAGGGGTCCCCTGGAGACGGGGCTTTATCGCAGTCCTGGGGAAATCGGGATGGTTGGTCACCATAGCCAAATTTTCTGGGCCATTCTAGAACCTTTTGTGTCTCCCCAGGCATGAAGCCCCTGCCTTCCAGCGACAACCAGGCTGGCTGGTCCATCTCCCAGGAGCCAGCCCTGGGCCTCCTCTAACTCCCTTAGGCTCATAAAAAGAGACACTGCTGGAGAAAGTCAAGACGGCTGGATCCCACCCCTCTTAACAAGGAGGCTGCGGTCTGGGTGCTGATGACAGGCCCCTTTGAAGAACAGACAGAGACGTGGTCCCCGAGGCGACACGGGGTGTTGGAGATGAGTCTCGACGTGGCCGCCGGTCCAACGGGGCTCCTTTTTTATGAGCCCGGGAAATGTTCATGGGAAGCTAAGTAACAGATTAATGAGGGGTTCTGAGAGCAAGTGGCATTAACTTTAACGAGGAGAAAACACTCTGCAAAGGCCAACGCCCGCCGGGGCAGAGATATAAACCCGGGGCGAGGAGCTGCCGCTCAGCCACGGGGTGTCTGGATGTGACCATCTCGCTGCAGCCATGGCTTCCAAGTGCCTCAAGGCCAGCTTCTCATCTGGGTCTCTCCAGGTCCCGGGAGGGGCCGGGGGGGCCTCTGCTCGCGTGTCCGCGATGTACTCCAGCAGCTCTTGCAAGCTCCCCAGCCTCTCCCGGGGGGCCCGGAGTTTCTCCACCTGCTCCGTTGGGCTGGGCCGGAGCAGCTGCAGGGCTGCCAGCTGCCTCCCggctctctgcctcccctccggAGGCtttgccagcagctacagcatgGGTGGGGGCTGGTTTGGGGAGGGCATCCTCACGGGCAACGAGAAGGAGACCATGCAGTCCCTCAATGACCGGCTGGCCAGCTACCTGGAGAAGGTGCGGCGGCTGGAGCGGGAGAACTCAGAGCTGGAGGGCCGCATCCGAGAGTGGTGTGAGCAGCAGGAGCCTTACCTGTGCCCCGACTACCAGTCCTACTTCCAGACCATCGAGGAACTCCAGAAGAAGGTGAGGGGTCTGGAGTGGCTTTGATGATGCCACCAGCACTGGACTGCTAGCTTTGCTCCCATGGGGCACTTCAGAGATCACAAAGCctggtcacatctgtggcctcctttgctcCTTCCAGTAATCTGATGAGGGAGGTATCATTagcccatcttacagatgagaacacgGAGGCTCAGGCTGGTTCACGGACTTATTCAAGAGGATCCAGATGGCAGTTAGTGGAGCCAGAGCTTGAATACAGGCTCTATGAACTAACTGGTGGGGAGACCTTTAATAGCAGAAGCCACTTCTtcgaatttgaattttttttttgcctgtagcATGTagattctggggccagggattgaattgtgccatagcagcaacctgagccatagcagtaacaaagctagatccttaactcactgagtcaccaAGGGACTcctttttatttggcttttttttttttttttttggcggggggtggggggaggctgcacccatggcatatggaggttcccaggctaggggtctaatcagagctgttgctgctggcctacgccacagccacagcaacaccagatccaagcccgcgtctgtgacctacaccacagcttgaggtaacactggatccttaacccactgagtgaggccagggatcgaacctgcgtcctcatggatattagtcagatttgtttctgctgagccacgatgggaaccctgggactcttttgaattttaatcttccttccttccttccctctctctctttcttttcttttctcttttctttcctttcctcttctttctctctttccctccttccttccttcctcttctctctctgttttgtggGTGAGGGGACTGGATTTGCTGTGTTTGGTGCAGTTATAGTTTTCCTATAACTAACTCAGGGAAGGAAGAAGCGGTCAGAAGTTTCCTTCTTGCCCAGCCTGCGTCCCCAGAAAGTCCTAGCTACCTCCTGAGAGGGACCATTTGTGTCCAGGGAACCAGAGAGTATGCTCTTGGTAATGACCTGCCCTGAGCCCTCTGGAGTccggggagagagggagacaggaagAAGGCGCCACGCCACGTCTTTCTGGCAGCATTTCCATGCCTCCCTCTCTCTAACTTAGGCTACAGTTTTTAGACGCTCTGCACTGGAAGGGACCATAGAGGTTTCCTGCTCTGACCCCTACAGCCTGCCCAGAAGTCTTCACGGAGCCTCAGCTGCCAAGAGCCCAGGGATGGGCGACCCTCTCCCCTCAAAGGCAGCCCACGCCAGGCGTGGGGAGCTCCAAGCAGAAGAATGTTCTTTCTTGCACTGAAATCGCTTCTCTGTTTCCCCAGACCCTGTGCACCAAGGCAGAGAATGCCAGGCTGGTGGTGCAGATTGACAATGCCAAGCTGGCCGCGGATGACTTCAGGAGCAAGTGAGTTGACCTGCTGACCCCTGGGTTGGGGGCTGGTAGAGCTGGACTTTGGTGATGCCCAGACTACATCACTGAGGGTTTCGGCTACACCGAGTCCCTGAGGCATAAGGCAGGACACACCGCACCAGGCCAGTCTGGGGTGGGGTCTGACTtggacataaaaatgaaaagcagtctTAGGTGTCCCGCTATGTGCCTGCCAGGTATGAGACGGAGGTGTCCATGCGCCAGCTGGTGGAGTCAGACATGAATGGCCTGCGCAGGATCCTGGATGATCTGACCCTGTGCAAGGCTGACCTGGAGGCCCAGGTGGAGTCCCTGAAGGAGGAGCTGCTCTGCCTCAAGAAGACCCATGAAGAGGTGAGCACGGGCGaagaggtgagggtgggggaagaggTGAGCACGGGGAGCAGATGAGCACAGGAAGCAGGTAGGCTTGGGGGAGCACTAGGTATGGGGGAGGAGGGTGAGTGAGGCGCCATCTGGGGAAGCTAGTGCTGACCCTGGTCTGTGCCACAGGAAGTGACCTCCCTGCGCTGCCAGCTTGGTGATCGACTCAACGTCGAGGTGGACGCGGCCCCCCCTGTTGACCTGAACCGGGTTCTGGATGAGATGAGGTGCCAGTATGAGACCCTGGTGGAGAACAACCGCCGGGACGCTGAAGACTGGTTCAATACCCAGGTAGGCACCTGCAAATAGCAAGTGCAACAGAGACACAGGTGGGTCACAGAAGGGACCTTGAGGCTCTGAATCAAGAAGCTTGAGTTTGTGTCCCAGCTCTGTCCCAGCCTCGCTTGTGCACCTTGGGCAGGTTGCTGTCCTGAAAGCAACCATGTCCTCAAGGGGGAAGTTGGACTGGGTGATCTGGAAGGTCCTTCGTGGCTCGTGGTTCTAAGCGGCCTCCGTTGACCTCTGAAGCTGAGTCTCCGGTGTTCCTGACcaggtcctgtgtgtgtgtgtgtttcagacgGAGGAGCTGAACCAGCAGGTGGTATCCAGCTCAGAGCAGCTGCAGTCCTGCCAGGCGGATATCATGGAGCTGAGACGCACGGTCAACGCCCTGGAGATCGAGCTGCAGGCCCAGCACAGCATGGTGAGCCTGAGGCTGGcatggggctgctgctgctggaccAAGCCTAGCAGTACATGGGCGGCCAGTCACCATGCTCTGACCTTGTGGGCAGGCTCCAGGGGCTCaagcttttttttcattcttttccttttctttctatggctgcacttagggcacatggaagttctgggttaggggtcaaatcggagctgcatttgcgacctaggctgaagcttgcagcaacatggatccttaacccaatgagcgaggtcagggatcgaacccacatcccaacggacactgtgttgggttcataacccacggagccacgacgggaactcctcaagttcttGCGTGTCAGCAATTTTCTGTGCAGAGAAGAGGGAGTGAGGGCCCAGCTCCCATTCACTAAGGTACCAGCGGTAAAAGACCTTAGTAGCGGATGACATGCGCTAGCAGCAGCTTCTGTGTTTGTGTGAGCAGGTTCATTCTGCATAATTATCAGTTACTCAGAGACATCATTATTGCGGGAGCTGCTCTCCAGATCAGGAAGCCACAGGGGCTAACTGGCTCATCTCAAATGAGATGTCTGATGGCGGTTCATCCAGGCTCAAAGTGATTCTCTGAGCTTCCATTCCTGGATTCTGAGGCCTCACCGAGACCCTGATGGATCAGGTGTGGTTTCCTTGATGCgtctctgacctctgaccttctTCCTCTCTATACCTGCCTTCTCTTCAAAGAGAGATGCTTTGGAATCTACACTGGCGGAGACGGAGGCCCGCTACAGCTCGCAGCTGGCCCAGATGCAAGGCCTGATCGGCAACGTGGAGGCTCAGCTGGCGGAGATCCGGGCTGACCTGGAGCGTCAGAACCAGGAGTACCAGGTGCTGCTGGACGTGCGGGCCCGGCTGGAGAGTGAGATCAACACGTACCGGGGGCTGCTGGAGAGCGAGGACTGCAAGTGAGTACCACCGTGGCGTGCTTGCT
The Phacochoerus africanus isolate WHEZ1 chromosome 14, ROS_Pafr_v1, whole genome shotgun sequence DNA segment above includes these coding regions:
- the KRT35 gene encoding keratin, type I cuticular Ha5, whose protein sequence is MASKCLKASFSSGSLQVPGGAGGASARVSAMYSSSSCKLPSLSRGARSFSTCSVGLGRSSCRAASCLPALCLPSGGFASSYSMGGGWFGEGILTGNEKETMQSLNDRLASYLEKVRRLERENSELEGRIREWCEQQEPYLCPDYQSYFQTIEELQKKTLCTKAENARLVVQIDNAKLAADDFRSKYETEVSMRQLVESDMNGLRRILDDLTLCKADLEAQVESLKEELLCLKKTHEEEVTSLRCQLGDRLNVEVDAAPPVDLNRVLDEMRCQYETLVENNRRDAEDWFNTQTEELNQQVVSSSEQLQSCQADIMELRRTVNALEIELQAQHSMRDALESTLAETEARYSSQLAQMQGLIGNVEAQLAEIRADLERQNQEYQVLLDVRARLESEINTYRGLLESEDCKLPCNPCAPGHAPSKPCLPCLPAASCGPGAARTTCSPRPICVPCPGGRF